The Salvia miltiorrhiza cultivar Shanhuang (shh) chromosome 2, IMPLAD_Smil_shh, whole genome shotgun sequence DNA window CAAGCTTTGTCCACCTCTTGTTTATGTAGCAGACCAGTCTGGTATTTTGTCAATTGAATGAGTGAGTAGTATCCTCAAACAATGACTACATAACATCCCGCATTCCTCAAACAAGTTGCAAGTGCAAGTCACTAAAGTATTCATCACATTATAAAAACTGACTTGGTATGTATGTTGTCCATCTTTCACTTGATAAAGCTTGAAATCATATTCTTCACTTAGAAGAGAAAAACTACCAGCAAGACATCTCATAAATTGCTTTTCAAAATCCTTAAAAACTGTAAGAGTGTATACCTTGGAAGCTTGCTTTATAATTCCAGTCATAGGTAATGCCATCGTTGGTTGACCTCTTATACACTGGAATTCATCACTCAATTCATTAGATCTCCAACGTTCTATTGTCTGCTTGAACAGTCCATAAAATTCAGTCAAGTTTGTAGTCTTTTTTGCTTTGAATCCTAATGCATGGTTAGTGCTTTCACTTCTTTGAGATGAAAGAATTCCTGCAGAGAAGTATTCTTTGTTGAAAGCATTAGACCACTTTTCTCTTAACTCATATAATCTCTGAATCCACGAGTTGTTTTGCAAGTTATGATTTTCAACCATTGCTTTCCAACATTCCTCAAAATCATATGAATCAATGCAGCCAGTTATACATCTTTGAAATGCATCATAAAAAGTCTTACCACTTTTTAGTTTTCCCAAATGAGATTGTGCATTTTGATGTAGATGCCAAATGCACAATCTGTGCCTTGTCTGTGGAAACACCTTCTCAATTGCTTTACTCATTGCCAAGTCTTGATCTGTAAACAATGATATAGGACTTCGACCCCCATGCTCTTCTTGAAAGTCTCAAACAACCACACAAAAGTTTCAATCTTTTCATTTGACAAAAATGCACAGCCAAACATAACATTTTTCTTGTAATTATTCAATCCAACAAATGGCGCACAAATTAGGTTGTATTTGTTGGTTCTATAGGTAGTATCAAACACCATAACATCTCCAAAGATTGTGAAGTCATCTTTCATCATGGAGTCCCTCCAAAACATAAGACTTAATCTACCATCTTCATCTAATCGCACTCTATAAAAGAAGTCATCATTTTCAGCAGATTGATCTTCTAAAATGTTCAAAAGTGTTTGAGCATCACCTCCTTCTATTGTTAAGATTTTCAGCCTATTCACATAGTTTATACAGTCTCTCTTTGTATAGCCAATCATATCCTCACCCCCTGCTTCTTGCGCCATATATCTATAAGCATCAGTGGCTCCTATCCCAGATGATAACATATCTTCAATAATGACAGCATTTTCATCGCTAATTGTTCTATTAGAACGATG harbors:
- the LOC131007896 gene encoding protein FAR1-RELATED SEQUENCE 5-like; the protein is MSKAIEKVFPQTRHRLCIWHLHQNAQSHLGKLKSGKTFYDAFQRCITGCIDSYDFEECWKAMVENHNLQNNSWIQRLYELREKWSNAFNKEYFSAGILSSQRSESTNHALGFKAKKTTNLTEFYGLFKQTIERWRSNELSDEFQCIRGQPTMALPMTGIIKQASKVYTLTVFKDFEKQFMRCLAGSFSLLSEEYDFKLYQVKDGQHTYQVSFYNVMNTLVTCTCNLFEECGILVCYINKRWTKLAKQALWDKNVEQQSKSAQPWRHQFVKNCLNLALQVQDNENARILVEDGLESIRLAALQEMKNTMLETNEAQDLEGILNITFWTGT